One part of the Sorangiineae bacterium MSr11954 genome encodes these proteins:
- a CDS encoding lipase family protein, with translation MSVACGATADAPDENAGLVGQSVSTLAGAAPTTGSSGAGSVSAAAPGVVPPSQDPFYDVPSDVARYAPGAVIQSREIVPKWALGTLPAVHAWQVLYRTNDGEDAPTATVATIVIPNEPWRGPGTRPLVSYQSAEDSVGIDCAPSYSWRNGIFAGLGEPLADPLAVAPALLAGWAVVVPDYEGPKGMFGVGRMAGHGVLDGIRAALSFAPDGLNEGTKVATLGYSGGGLATGWAAELQGSYAPELNYVGSATGGTPAKLLDVVKWLTGPGRYAAGLGAGGIIGILKQYPELKRFLNDKGRAMFQKYENACALQLVAGLPFADIQQYTSSPDLFAEPDVVAAAERQSMGRQAPKAPMANYHGIIDEVVPFAQSKRTVKEWCAGGATIKVDWPLLAEHGLGVVPWYLDGYQFLHGRFAGKTPVNDCWWAGR, from the coding sequence ATGTCGGTGGCGTGCGGTGCAACCGCCGACGCGCCCGATGAAAATGCCGGCCTGGTCGGCCAATCCGTATCGACCCTGGCTGGGGCGGCGCCGACCACCGGCTCGAGCGGGGCGGGGAGCGTGTCGGCCGCCGCGCCGGGGGTCGTTCCACCGAGTCAGGACCCATTCTATGACGTGCCCTCGGACGTCGCGCGCTACGCGCCCGGCGCGGTGATCCAATCCCGTGAGATCGTACCCAAGTGGGCTTTGGGAACTCTTCCGGCGGTGCACGCCTGGCAAGTTCTGTATCGCACCAACGATGGAGAGGACGCACCCACCGCCACCGTCGCGACCATCGTGATTCCAAATGAGCCATGGCGCGGTCCCGGTACGCGGCCGCTCGTCTCCTATCAGAGCGCGGAGGACTCGGTGGGCATCGACTGTGCTCCCTCGTACTCGTGGCGAAATGGGATCTTTGCCGGGCTGGGTGAGCCGCTGGCGGATCCCTTGGCGGTCGCGCCCGCGCTGCTCGCGGGGTGGGCGGTGGTGGTGCCCGACTACGAAGGACCGAAGGGCATGTTTGGCGTGGGTCGGATGGCCGGTCACGGTGTGCTCGATGGGATCCGCGCGGCTTTGAGCTTCGCTCCCGATGGCTTGAACGAAGGAACCAAGGTCGCGACCCTCGGGTACTCGGGCGGCGGTCTCGCGACCGGGTGGGCCGCGGAGCTTCAAGGCAGCTACGCTCCCGAATTGAACTACGTCGGCTCGGCGACGGGCGGCACCCCCGCCAAGCTCCTGGACGTCGTAAAGTGGCTCACCGGTCCGGGACGATATGCGGCCGGCCTCGGGGCCGGAGGGATCATCGGCATCCTGAAGCAATATCCGGAGCTGAAGAGGTTCCTGAACGACAAGGGCCGCGCCATGTTCCAAAAGTACGAAAACGCATGCGCCCTGCAGTTGGTCGCGGGATTGCCTTTCGCCGACATCCAACAATACACCAGCTCTCCGGACCTGTTCGCCGAGCCGGACGTCGTCGCCGCCGCCGAACGCCAGAGCATGGGCCGGCAAGCGCCGAAGGCCCCCATGGCGAACTACCACGGCATCATCGACGAGGTGGTCCCGTTCGCGCAAAGCAAGCGGACGGTCAAGGAATGGTGCGCGGGCGGCGCGACCATCAAGGTGGACTGGCCGCTGCTCGCGGAGCACGGTTTGGGCGTCGTGCCGTGGTACCTGGATGGCTACCAATTCCTGCACGGGCGTTTTGCGGGGAAGACCCCCGTCAACGACTGCTGGTGGGCCGGTCGCTGA